Proteins encoded within one genomic window of Ranitomeya variabilis isolate aRanVar5 chromosome 4, aRanVar5.hap1, whole genome shotgun sequence:
- the LOC143766536 gene encoding uncharacterized protein LOC143766536 has translation MSTHLKRVCLRTESDSEVRNALATAKDTLQCIAEKGTSIQFSDIKPLKSLWETVSFLEGRGFLVVNKPSFESHDTPLTCEGPAQEETGRSEPCSMPLVEPDSPMADTPANLQPAGGLEGDPCPEPEHTGRLSVHVADEEIVDGSDRRIQARQWKNKKRLATQTAGLYKRHSMDHPILKGFHSYLSVTLGVPNCQQEVSNLARFLFFINPKALTLEYVTMPSRVNEYFEKLRSLRLSSQSSLRILKHIRRFTTYQMRGTTLSTQEPQLYRACEVFMEFTMDLQKSLYRGVCRESVGKRYETLMEPSKTPKDCQRILEKAKPRFQACLAAVQDGGSDLERSEILLYLQALLILRNLQRPGVVRNMTVSEWDRRTHHLYSGNRMTIVGVKTHKCDSTQVASFVLSEEEESVSFHRAREPRQPHSTWGTNPSLVPMLNLLEGCSLALD, from the exons ATGTCCACGCATTTGAAAAGAGTGTGCCTGAGAACCGAGAGTGATTCTGAGGTACGAAATGCCTTAGCTACCGCCAAGGATACCCTTCAATGTATTGCGGAAAAGGGAACCAGTATCCAATTCAGCGACATCAAGCCTCTCAAATCCCTGTGGGAGACTGTCTCCTTTTTGGAAGGTCGCGGCTTCTTAGTAGTAAATAAGCCGAGTTTTGAGTCGCACGACACGCCATTAACCTGTGAGGGGCCCGCTCAGGAAGAAACAGGCCGTTCGGAGCCCTGCTCCATGCCCCTGGTGGAGCCAGATTCTCCTATGGCGGACACGCCTGCCAATTTACAGCCGGCAGGCGGGTTGGAGGGAGACCCATGCCCGGAGCCTGAACACACAGGGAGATTATCTGTCCACGTAGCCGATGAGGAGATCGTGGATGGCAGTGATCGAAGGATTCAGGCCAGGCAGTGGAAAAACAAAAAACGCCTCGCTACACAGACCGCCGGCTTGTACAAGCGCCATTCGATGGATCACCCCATCCTGAAGGGTTTCCACTCGTATCTATCGGTTACACTTGGGGTCCCCAACTGCCAACAGGAGGTATCGAACTTGGCTAGGTTCCTGTTCTTTATCAACCCAAAAGCTCTTACGCTGGAGTACGTTACAATGCCTAGCCGAGTAAACGAATATTTTGAAAAGCTGAGAAGCCTTCGACTATCGAGCCAGTCATCCCTCAGGATACTGAAGCATATTCGGAGGTTCACCACCTATCAGATGAGAGGCACAACGCTGAGCACCCAGGAACCTCAACTGTACCGAGCCTGCGAGGTTTTCATGGAGTTTACAATGGACCTACAAAAGTCACTGTACAGGGGAGTCTGCAGGGAGTCGGTCGGCAAAAG GTACGAAACACTGATGGAGCCCTCAAAGACACCGAAGGACTGCCAGAGAATACTGGAGAAGGCAAAGCCTAGATTTCAGGCGTGCCTAGCGGCTGTGCAAGATGGGGGATCCGACCTAGAACGCAGTGAAATCCTACTGTACCTCCAGGCCCTTCTAATTCTCAGAAATCTCCAAAGACCGGGCGTTGTTCGCAACATGACG GTTTCAGAGTGGGATAGGAGGACCCATCACCTGTACTCCGGCAATCGCATGACTATTGTCGGTGTGAAGACACACAAGTGTGACTCGACTCAAGTAGCATCGTTCGTGCTTTCAGAGGAAGAGGAATCGGTAAGTTTTCACCGAGCCAGGGAACCCAGGCAACCCCACTCCACATGGGGAACAAACCCTTCTCTTGTCCCCATGTTAAATCTGTTGGAGGGGTGCTCTCTGGCTTTAGattaa
- the LOC143766538 gene encoding oocyte zinc finger protein XlCOF8.4-like isoform X2: protein MAMDRDKMAERILHLTVEILFRLTGEDYTVVKKTSRERCQDPVSEGWGRPLSPITRPPPHNLIHEDINDQKILELTYKMIELLTGEVPIRCQDVAVYFSMEEWEYLEGHQDLYKDVMMEVPQPLTSPDLSSKRTTPERCPRPLLPQDCKQEDPNAPQDHQGEDLTDINTTETYVRGYERCKEEIPTYDYPDTGIGINNTAGDIHYT from the exons ATggctatggacagagacaagatggctgagaggatattacacctcacagtagagatcctcttccggcttactggagag gattacacggtagtgaagaagacctctagagagcgctgtcaggaccctgtgtctgagggatggggaagacccctcagCCCAATCACAAGGCCTCCACCTCAcaacctgatacatgaggacatcaatgaccagaagatcctagaactcacctacaagatgattgagctgctgactggagag gttcctataaggtgtcaggatgtcgctgtctatttctccatggaggagtgggagtatttagaaggacaccaaGATCTTtacaaggatgtcatgatggaggttccccagcccctcacatcaccag atctatccagtaagaggacaacaccagagagatgtcctcgtcctcttcttccacaggactgtaagcaagaagatcccaatgctcctcaggatcatcag ggtgaagatctgaccgatattaatactacagagacatatgtgaggggttatgagcggtgtaaagaggagattccaacatatgactacccag
- the LOC143766538 gene encoding uncharacterized protein LOC143766538 isoform X1, which translates to MAMDRDKMAERILHLTVEILFRLTGEDYTVVKKTSRERCQDPVSEGWGRPLSPITRPPPHNLIHEDINDQKILELTYKMIELLTGEVPIRCQDVAVYFSMEEWEYLEGHQDLYKDVMMEVPQPLTSPDLSSKRTTPERCPRPLLPQDCKQEDPNAPQDHQGEDLTDINTTETYVRGYERCKEEIPTYDYPDDCTRRSEGLLTSLIVKSDDLEILQDTIEVNAITPDIPSSLHSKDLSSDPLIFLSSR; encoded by the exons ATggctatggacagagacaagatggctgagaggatattacacctcacagtagagatcctcttccggcttactggagag gattacacggtagtgaagaagacctctagagagcgctgtcaggaccctgtgtctgagggatggggaagacccctcagCCCAATCACAAGGCCTCCACCTCAcaacctgatacatgaggacatcaatgaccagaagatcctagaactcacctacaagatgattgagctgctgactggagag gttcctataaggtgtcaggatgtcgctgtctatttctccatggaggagtgggagtatttagaaggacaccaaGATCTTtacaaggatgtcatgatggaggttccccagcccctcacatcaccag atctatccagtaagaggacaacaccagagagatgtcctcgtcctcttcttccacaggactgtaagcaagaagatcccaatgctcctcaggatcatcag ggtgaagatctgaccgatattaatactacagagacatatgtgaggggttatgagcggtgtaaagaggagattccaacatatgactacccag atgactgtaccaggagatcagagggacttcTGACATCTTTAATtgttaaatcagatgatcttgagatcctacaggatacaattgaagtgaatgccattactccagatataccatcatcccttcacagcaaagatctgtcttccgatcctttgattttccttagtagtcggtaa